A segment of the Butyrivibrio fibrisolvens genome:
ATAACAGGCGTAGCATTTATGCTCCCTGTGCTTGTTCCGGATCTTATATATCGCATATTCCCGATATACATCCTTTTTGGACTTACACTTCCGGGATTTTTATGTGCGCTTTTGTACAGCCCTCTTTTCAAGAGATTTGAGCCTGAAGTCAAAGAAGAAGAGCTCTCTACAGAAGAGGAACTTCTTGCAGCTGCAAGAGCTATCCAGGGTGCTGATGATGCTGAGTATGATGAAGTTGCCAGAATCATTCAGGATGATGGAATGGACGAAGACGATAAGTAATAAGCTTTGGACCTGTCGACAATGTCGACGGGTCTTTTTTACAGGCTTTTTAGAATTATGACTATATGAAAAGCAGATGAATACTGTTATTGAACAAACGTTCTAATGTAATCTTGTCAATCTGACGTAAAAGTTTTCGGTTTATTCGTCAGATTGACATAAAAACCAGATAATAAAATTACCAATGGACATATTGTCTAAGACCTGTGATTAATTTTGGTAAATCGCTCCATACACAAAAAACAGAGTAAACGATATACTGAGTAAGGATTGAAAAAATCCAGACTACTATTTCTTTTATTTGAATGGGAGGATTATAAAAATGGCAAGCTTACAGTTAGAGCATATTACAAAACAGTATCCTAACGGTTTCGTAGCTGTTAAGGACTTTAACCTTGATGTTGAAGATAAGGAATTCATCATTTTCGTTGGTCCTTCAGGATGCGGAAAATCAACAACACTGCGTATGATCGCAGGTCTTGAAGATATCTCTTCAGGTACACTTAAAATCGGCGGCAAAGTAATGAACGATGTAGAGCCTAAGGATCGTGATATCGCGATGGTATTCCAGAACTACGCTCTGTATCCTCATATGACAGTATATGATAACATGGCATTCGGTCTTAAACTTCGTAAAGTTCCGAAGGAAGAGATCGACCAGAAAGTTAAGGCTGCAGCTAAGATCCTTGATCTTTCTAACCTTCTTGATCGTAAGCCAAAGGCTCTTTCAGGTGGTCAGAGACAGCGTGTAGCTATGGGACGTGCTATCGTTCGTAATCCTAAGGTATTCCTTATGGATGAGCCTCTTTCAAACCTTGATGCTAAGCTCCGTGTTCAGATGAGAACAGAGATCGCTAAGCTTCACCAGAGACTCGGCACAACAATCATCTACGTTACACACGACCAGACAGAGGCTATGACTCTTGGTACAAGAATCGTAGTTATGAAGGATGGTGTTGTTCAGCAGGTAGATACACCTCAGAACCTCTATGACAAGCCAGAAAACCTCTTCGTTGCTGGATTCATGGGATCACCTCAGATGAACTTCCTTGATGCTGATGTTGAAGTTGCTGGAGATACAGCATACCTCAAGATCGCTGATCAGAAGATTGAGCTTCCTCCGGCTAAGTCCAAGAAGCTTATCGAGGGTAACTACAACGGTAAGAAGGTTACATTCGGTATCCGTCCTGAAGATGTTGATGATTCAGAGATGTTCGTTAACACTTCTAAGGCTGTATTCGAGTCAACAATCAACGTATACGAGCTTCTTGGTGCAGAAGTTTATCTGTACTTCGATCTCGAAGGATTCCCTATCACAGCAAGAGTTGATTCTCGTACAACAGCTAGACCTGGTGATAAGGTTAAGTTCGGTTTCGATGTTGAGAAGATCCACGTATTCGACAAAGAGACAGAGAAGACAATCACAAACTAATAATAGTTTATTTAAAGGCAGAGCTTTTGGCTCTGCCTTTTTTGTGCTAATTACATCTCAGATATTTTGATCTGTTGAAAATCAGGCAAAAAAAGGCCCTGCCCGGAGATATACTCAGCAGACAGGACATTTTATAGGATTTTATTTATCATAGTATTACTTCCTTTCAACTACTATATCGGATATTTATGATAAAACTTTAGTAGTTTCCGCCATATTTAAGGTTTATTAATGTATAATGTAAGTTGTTTGACTAGGAATTGTACGGAAATGAAGGGAACTAATGGGAGATGAGACATAATTTACATAGATCCGGAATTCTTGCAGGCGCTGTAGAAACGGCATTATGCCTTGTTATGATACTTGCACTTGTTCTTACAGGATGCGAGAGCACGTATACGGCACCGGATACAGGGGCTACTGCTGTTATGCTTACCAGCATGGAGGAGGCTGCTCTTTCTGACGATGCAGTTTCATATGATACAATTCAGGATGCTTCCACGGAGTATACAACTGATGTAGTTATCGAGGTAGAGGACGACAGTGCAAATGCGGCTACATCTGCAAGCACATTTGTAGTAGAAGGATCTCCTGCTCAAACTTTTTATGTGGAGGGTACTCCTGCTGTAGTCAGCGATTCAGATTCCAAGGAAGATGATTCCATGGTGCTTAATGACCAGTCTCAGGGTACAGATGTTGATGTAACAAAACTTGTTGCAGAGTCTCAGGAAGAAAACACTGCTACAACTGAGAGTTCATCTTCTGCAGAGGCTACAACTGTAGAAGAAGTACAGGAGAAGACAGTTGCATCTGAAACAGGAGATGTTACTTATGGTATAGATGTTGCTTCCTATCAGGGTGTTATAAACTGGGAGAAAGTTGCTGCATCAGGCGTTGGCTTTGCAATGGTCAGAGTTGGTTACAGATCTAACGACGGTGTTCTTCATGAAGATGCCAATGCAAGATACAATCTCCAGGAAGCTAATAAATATGGTATAAAGACAGGCGCATATTTCTTTTCCAGAGCTACGAGCTCAGAAGAAGCTACTCAGGAAGCTAACCTTTGCATCAGTATAATAAGTGGATACTCAATTACCTATCCTGTTGCTTATAACTGTGAGGGATACAATAAGTCTACAAGCCGTCAGTATGGTATTTCCATGCAGGACAGATCATCTTATGCACAGACTTTCCTTTCAACTGTTCAGAGTGCCGGATATACACCTATGTTCTACGCTTCCCGTAATGAGCTTTCTAATGGAAAAGACTGGGATACAGGATCTCTTGCAGGAAGTAACAAGATCTGGCTTGCATATTATCCTTCAGATCCATCTGTTACAAGCCCGGGATATTCAGGTTCCTACTGTATGTGGCAGTATACAAGTAAAGGTTCTGTTCCTGGAATTAATGGTAATGTTGATATAGATATAGCATACTTTGGCTATTCAGGTACAAGCTCGAAGAAGTCTGATACTGCAACAGAAAGCGTTACAGCTAATGTTGAGTCTGGTATGCAGTTTACAGAAGTTAATGAGACAGTTACCTGTAAGGACGTACTTAATCTTCGTGATCGTCCAAGCCAGGGAGAGGGCTCTGTTGTTATAGCACAGATCAAGAACGGCGAGACAGTAACAAGAACAGGCTATAATTCTACAACGGGCTGGAGCAGAGTAGTATATAACGGCCAGACCTTGTATTGTGTCAGCAGCTACCTTGTAGTTGTTGAGTAGAAGAAAAAATAACGATATTTGCATACATACGTAAAATAAGCTAAAATTACCATTGTTATGTATTTATGACATATGAAATGAGGTTAACTAATGATTTCCGCACAGATAATCAAGCAGAGTATAAGCCAGTTGCAGGCTATTACAAGGGTAGATCTTACAGTTATGGATCTTTCCGGTAATATTGTTGCAAGTACTAAGGACAATGAGGAGATGGACTCAAGTCTTATTGTCAGCTTTGCAAATTCACCTGTAGATTCACAGGCAATAGGCAACAGACATCTTCTTAAAATTATGGATGAGAGCGAGCCTGCCTATATCCTTATTGCCAGCGGCAATGATGAAGGAGTATACACAGTTGGTAAGATATGTGTATGCCAGCTTCAGGATCTTATAGTTGCTTATAAGGAGAGGTTTGACAGAAACAACTTCTTCCAGAATCTGATGCTTGATAACCTTCTTCTTATAGATATCTATAACAGAGCTAAAAAGCTCCACATAGATGCAGTAAGACCACGAGTTGTAATAATCGTAGAGACAGGCAAGGACAATGATAATACCGTATCAGAGCTTCTTGGAAGTATCTACACAACTCAGGCTGGTGATTATATCACTGCTGTTGATGAGAACAGTATCATTCTTATCAAGTCAGTAGATAATCCTGATAACTATGATGAGATCGCTCATGTTGCAACAACAATCGTAGACATGATGAACACAGAGGCTATGCTTAATGCCCGTGTTGCTTACGGTACAATTGTTGGAGAACTTAAGGATCTTTCAAAGTCATATAAAGAAGCCAAGATGGCACTTGAAGTAGGTAAGATCTTCTATGCAGAAAAGAATGTTAATGCTTACAACACACTTGGTATAGGAAGACTTATTTATCAGCTTCCTGTTAACCTGTGTCATATTTTCCTTGAAGAGATATTTGGAGAAAATGATGTTCTCGATCAGCTTGATGAAGAGACGCTTAGTACAATAGCCAAGTTCTTTGAGAATAATCTTAATGTATCAGAGACATCACGTCAGCTGTTCGTACATCGTAACACGCTCGTATATCGTATTGAGAAGCTTGAGAGAAGTACAGGCCTTGATATACGTAAATTTGATGATGCACTTACATTCAAGATTGCCCTTATGGTATCAAACTATATCAAATACCTTGATGCCAATCAGTATTGACAAATAAACGAAAAAAGGATATATTACTAGCATTGCGGCTCTGTGAAGGGTGCATATATTTTGTAAATAGCCGGGTCTTATGCAATGGGACTTTGCGAAACGTGTCAGGTCGGGAACGAAGCAGCACTAAGCATTTCATCTCATGTGTTGTAAGGTGCCTTGTTATTATGCAGGGTATGTGCATCCGTCACAGGGTCGCATTTTCGTTTTAGTAAAAGCGCAGGTTGAAGACATTAAAATCTTTGATCACAGGAATTATAGAATAGCTTCTATTGATAAAAAATATGAAAGATGATTTAAACAGTTTATATAAAAATTGCACATTATGTCCCCGTATGTGTAGGGTAGACAGGACTGCCGGACAAAAGGGATTTTGCAGGGAAAGCGGAAATCCTGCAGCGGCAAGGGCTGCGCTTCATTTCTGGGAAGAACCCTGCATATCAGGTCAGACCGGATCAGGAGCGGTCTTCTTTTCAGGCTGTAATATGGGATGTGTTTTCTGCCAAAACTATGAGATAGCACATGACGAGGTGAGAAAAGAGATTACGCAAGACAGGTTAGCTGATATATTCCTTGAACTTCAGGATAAAAAAGCTGCCAATATTAACCTGGTAACTCCTACGCATTTTATTCCGGGTATAGTAATGGCTTTGGAAAGCGCCAAGAATAAGGGACTTAAGATTCCTGTTGTATATAACACAAGTTCTTATGAAAACGTGGAGTCACTAAAGCTTTTAGACGGCCTTGTTGATATCTATCTTCCTGATTGTAAATATTATAGTGGTGATCTATCTGCAAAATACAGTAAGGCAGCAGACTATTTTGAAAAAGCGCTTCCTGCGATTGAAGAGATGGTAAGGCAGACAGGAAGTCCGTCTTTTTATATGCCGCATGTCCATCCGGGAAGTTCAAGCGATGAGGATTGCAATAAAAGTATATCTGCTGATAAATATAATGATATTGTTGCAGGAGATGAGTCTTTAGAAGATACAGAAAGCTCTGATTATACAGGACCTCTTATGAAGAAGGGAACCATTGTCAGACACCTTCTTTTGCCGGGGCATCTTGATGATTCTATTAAGATCGTTACAAAACTTCATGAAAAGTTTGGAGATAAGATCTATATAAGCCTTATGAATCAGTATACTCCCATGCCGCATAGTGCTGTATTTCCAGAGCTTACTAATACAGTGAGCAGTGATGATTATGATAAGCTTATTGACCACGCTATAGATATTGGAGTTGAGAACGCGTTTATACAGGGCGATGAAACTGATAAGAGCAGCTTCATACCTGCCTTTGACTACAGCGGATTATAAAAAAGAGCCTTGGATAAAGGCTCTTTTTGCAAAGTCATTATGTAAGTTTAGATAGAGTAGTCATATCCGCCTGCGATCATCTGTTCCTGATCGATCAGGTCCTGAAGAGTATAGCGGTCTACATAATCATTGATGACCTTATCAAGACCGCGCCAAAATCCGAGGGTTGGACAATCTTCTGAGCGGGGACAGTTAACGCCGTCGCTTCCGGCATCAGCAAGACACTCAATAGGAGAAAGACTTCCTTCCATTGTGCGGAGGATATCGCCTACCTTATATTCATAAGGTCTTCTTGCAAGTCTGTGGCCGCCATTGTTGCCGCGCATGCTGCGAAGAAAACCTGCCTTGTTAAGATTCGTTACGATCTGCTCAAGGTACTTCACTGTGATTCCCTGTCTTTCAGAGATATCTTTAAGTGCAATATATTCGCCACTATCGTGAAGAGCCAGATCGATCATGACTCTGAGTGCGTATCTTCCTTTAGTTGAAATTTTCATAATGCTTTCCTCTTTTGTAATCTGTAAATCTGTATTGTTGCATGGAATATATAACTTATATATAATCTTCACATAAACCGGCCGATAATCTTTTTGGCCACATAAATAATGCTTATGATAGCAATATATTTATGGAGTGAATTTATTATAACACAAAACCTACCAGAATAGTATGATTTGATTTGAAAAAATGAAAAAAATTTTTGATAATATAGAAAAAGAGCATAATTACTACATGAAAGAGGCCCTGAAGCAGGCTAAAAAGGCATATGCCATTGGCGAAGTACCTATTGGATGCGTAATAGTGTATGACGGCGAGATAATAGGCAGAGGCTACAACAGGAGAAATACTGATAAATCAGTGCTTTGCCATGCCGAGATATCAGCCATGAAAAAGGCCGGTAAGATCATTAAAGACTGGCGCCTTGAAGACTGCACCTTATATGTAACACTTGAACCCTGCCAGATGTGTGCAGGCGCCATAGTTCAGGCCAGGATCCCCAAGGTCGTAATAGGAAGCAGGAGCCAGAAATCAGGATGCGGAGGAACTCTTCTTAACATCCTTGAAAACCCTGACTTTAACCATCAGTGCGAAGTTGTGAGGGATGTTATGGAAGAAGAGTGTAGCAGCATTCTTAAGAAGTTCTTCCTTGAATTAAGGATCCGCAATAAGATGGAAAAAGAAGCAAGAAAGGCACAGCAGCAGGAAGAAGCGAGAAAGCAGGAAGAGGATACGTAAAAAATAATCCAGATTTGGCTTAAGCCTTTATATAGACTTATCGCCGATAAAGATTACTTCGTTTTTCCTTCCAGATATTTCTCGAGCTGTTTGAGATGTTCTTTTCCACCGCTAAGAGATTCGTGTTTGTGAGCCTTGCGATAGCTTGAGGGTGACATGCCCTTATCCAGTTTAAATGCTTTTGTAAAAACGAGCGGGTCGTTGTAACCCGAAGATATAGCGATACTTTCGATTGGAAGGTCTGTGACTTTTAAAAGGTCACAGGCCTTTGATATTCTGTAGGAACTAAGGTACTGCTGTGGTGACACGCCAAGAGTCTTTTCAAAAAGAGTGTATAGATAACTCCTGTTAATGCACACGTAATCTGCAACATCAGTGATCTTTATAGGGTTATAGTAGTTACCCCTGATAAAAGAAATTGCCTTTTGTACATAGTTATTGGCACTTTCTGATTCGCCCCTTTCCGAAGTCTGACTTCCTGCGACAACAGAAAGGAAAAGGTGGAGCTGACCATTTCTTTCAAGGGAATCAGCTATACTAAAAGTATTGTGTTCCATCATGTCATGAACGATGGAATAAATTTTGTCGGAATCACTATTTCTGAATATTGGCTGGTCTGCAGAAAGAGAGAGCTGTTCAACGATAGATGCAGCAAGCTTTCCTCCAAAACCTACCCATACATATGTCCAGGGATCGTTTTCATCAGCTTCATAATAGGAGAGCTCATCAGGTGTGATAAGAAAACCTGTTCCTTCGGTAAGCTTATACTCTTTTCCCTTCAACCTGAAAATGCCCTTGCCGCTTAAGATGTAGTGGATCATGTGATGAGGCTTTATTGCAGGGCCAAAGTGGTGATGTGGCTGAGTCTTGGACAGACCGCAGCTTGTCACATAAAGGCTTTCATTTTCTTCAGCTGTAAACTCTAATTTATAAGCTTTTTCCATAAAGATTCCTTATCGAATAAACATGGGTTTCTATAGGTAATTGTAGCCTAGTTTTAATTGGGCGTTCAAGTATATAAATCTTACCTGTTCACAGTTTAAATCCTCTTATTTTATTTAAAAATCAGTTTTTTTCACTTGAATGCTTGTGTATAATAGAGTAGACATCTTTTAGAAAATAATTATGCACTTAGAATGTGTTTCGGGTAGATTGGAGAGGAAAATGTCATTCGG
Coding sequences within it:
- a CDS encoding glycoside hydrolase family 25 protein gives rise to the protein MRHNLHRSGILAGAVETALCLVMILALVLTGCESTYTAPDTGATAVMLTSMEEAALSDDAVSYDTIQDASTEYTTDVVIEVEDDSANAATSASTFVVEGSPAQTFYVEGTPAVVSDSDSKEDDSMVLNDQSQGTDVDVTKLVAESQEENTATTESSSSAEATTVEEVQEKTVASETGDVTYGIDVASYQGVINWEKVAASGVGFAMVRVGYRSNDGVLHEDANARYNLQEANKYGIKTGAYFFSRATSSEEATQEANLCISIISGYSITYPVAYNCEGYNKSTSRQYGISMQDRSSYAQTFLSTVQSAGYTPMFYASRNELSNGKDWDTGSLAGSNKIWLAYYPSDPSVTSPGYSGSYCMWQYTSKGSVPGINGNVDIDIAYFGYSGTSSKKSDTATESVTANVESGMQFTEVNETVTCKDVLNLRDRPSQGEGSVVIAQIKNGETVTRTGYNSTTGWSRVVYNGQTLYCVSSYLVVVE
- a CDS encoding radical SAM protein; its protein translation is MCRVDRTAGQKGFCRESGNPAAARAALHFWEEPCISGQTGSGAVFFSGCNMGCVFCQNYEIAHDEVRKEITQDRLADIFLELQDKKAANINLVTPTHFIPGIVMALESAKNKGLKIPVVYNTSSYENVESLKLLDGLVDIYLPDCKYYSGDLSAKYSKAADYFEKALPAIEEMVRQTGSPSFYMPHVHPGSSSDEDCNKSISADKYNDIVAGDESLEDTESSDYTGPLMKKGTIVRHLLLPGHLDDSIKIVTKLHEKFGDKIYISLMNQYTPMPHSAVFPELTNTVSSDDYDKLIDHAIDIGVENAFIQGDETDKSSFIPAFDYSGL
- the ugpC gene encoding sn-glycerol-3-phosphate ABC transporter ATP-binding protein UgpC — translated: MASLQLEHITKQYPNGFVAVKDFNLDVEDKEFIIFVGPSGCGKSTTLRMIAGLEDISSGTLKIGGKVMNDVEPKDRDIAMVFQNYALYPHMTVYDNMAFGLKLRKVPKEEIDQKVKAAAKILDLSNLLDRKPKALSGGQRQRVAMGRAIVRNPKVFLMDEPLSNLDAKLRVQMRTEIAKLHQRLGTTIIYVTHDQTEAMTLGTRIVVMKDGVVQQVDTPQNLYDKPENLFVAGFMGSPQMNFLDADVEVAGDTAYLKIADQKIELPPAKSKKLIEGNYNGKKVTFGIRPEDVDDSEMFVNTSKAVFESTINVYELLGAEVYLYFDLEGFPITARVDSRTTARPGDKVKFGFDVEKIHVFDKETEKTITN
- the tadA gene encoding tRNA adenosine(34) deaminase TadA, which codes for MKKIFDNIEKEHNYYMKEALKQAKKAYAIGEVPIGCVIVYDGEIIGRGYNRRNTDKSVLCHAEISAMKKAGKIIKDWRLEDCTLYVTLEPCQMCAGAIVQARIPKVVIGSRSQKSGCGGTLLNILENPDFNHQCEVVRDVMEEECSSILKKFFLELRIRNKMEKEARKAQQQEEARKQEEDT
- a CDS encoding AraC family transcriptional regulator, translated to MEKAYKLEFTAEENESLYVTSCGLSKTQPHHHFGPAIKPHHMIHYILSGKGIFRLKGKEYKLTEGTGFLITPDELSYYEADENDPWTYVWVGFGGKLAASIVEQLSLSADQPIFRNSDSDKIYSIVHDMMEHNTFSIADSLERNGQLHLFLSVVAGSQTSERGESESANNYVQKAISFIRGNYYNPIKITDVADYVCINRSYLYTLFEKTLGVSPQQYLSSYRISKACDLLKVTDLPIESIAISSGYNDPLVFTKAFKLDKGMSPSSYRKAHKHESLSGGKEHLKQLEKYLEGKTK
- a CDS encoding Rrf2 family transcriptional regulator — translated: MKISTKGRYALRVMIDLALHDSGEYIALKDISERQGITVKYLEQIVTNLNKAGFLRSMRGNNGGHRLARRPYEYKVGDILRTMEGSLSPIECLADAGSDGVNCPRSEDCPTLGFWRGLDKVINDYVDRYTLQDLIDQEQMIAGGYDYSI
- a CDS encoding helix-turn-helix domain-containing protein; protein product: MISAQIIKQSISQLQAITRVDLTVMDLSGNIVASTKDNEEMDSSLIVSFANSPVDSQAIGNRHLLKIMDESEPAYILIASGNDEGVYTVGKICVCQLQDLIVAYKERFDRNNFFQNLMLDNLLLIDIYNRAKKLHIDAVRPRVVIIVETGKDNDNTVSELLGSIYTTQAGDYITAVDENSIILIKSVDNPDNYDEIAHVATTIVDMMNTEAMLNARVAYGTIVGELKDLSKSYKEAKMALEVGKIFYAEKNVNAYNTLGIGRLIYQLPVNLCHIFLEEIFGENDVLDQLDEETLSTIAKFFENNLNVSETSRQLFVHRNTLVYRIEKLERSTGLDIRKFDDALTFKIALMVSNYIKYLDANQY